Below is a window of Phoenix dactylifera cultivar Barhee BC4 chromosome 7, palm_55x_up_171113_PBpolish2nd_filt_p, whole genome shotgun sequence DNA.
GATGTTTTTCGCAATCACATTAGAAGGGTACATTGTGCTATCAATAAAATGACAATCATATAATGACTTCATCAAAATTGTATATTAGCATTTATAGAGGAAGTATTTTTGTCGCACCTTTGCAGAAAGTATCAACTTGGGGAGCAGCTAATTCTGTGCAGAACAGTCAAACAAATTTGGAGACTAAACGCAATTTAGAGACCACTAAATCCAGTTTATGCGAGGTTCTTTCTTGTAATTCAGCATGCTTTAGATCTACCATATCATGTTATGTCTGCTTATGTTGTCATTGTATCATTTATTTCTGTGGAAATGAATTCAGTATATCTGTGGTTTAGAGTCAATGGAAGCCTGCAGGAAGTGAACCATTGCCAAAAGGCATTATTAGCCAAACTTCGAACTTTGAAATGCAACCTCTGTGGGGCTCTCCAGAAAGAAAGGTGTGTTAATCATCTCTCTCATGGGTAAGAAAATGGCCTATTTCTGTTCGATGGATGTTGGCTGTTAAGAGTCTGAACACGTTACTCTTTAACAATATCCATAAGATCATTCTCTGTGCAGCATTTATGCATAGATGCAGGTCATACTATCAATCGCTCCTACAAtatgttctcttcttcttctgttttttcttttgaattatAGTTGTTTCCACTCAGCTAGGTTTCAAAGTTGATATGTATGGATGTATGTACGTATGCATGTACATAAATacgatgtatgtatgtatgcatgaaaTTTGTGATATCCACTCTCACATCTTTTGCTAATATATGCGAGTCTAATGGCTGAAAGTATGAATGCTTATGAAATTATTTTGTTCGATAAGTAACTTGAAAACCATGCTCATGTTTAACATCGGAACAATGGTTAATTGTCTTTCTACTCTCTATGTTCATTTACTCACAAGGATGTTGTTGTAACATTCAGATTTTAAGACTACATTGATCATCAAACCAGGATTCAACTCATTTTATTTAATTACAAACttagataaaaaatagaaataaaaaaattattgtgaAAGTTGTTGTAATTTTCCAGAATATCACTACAAGTCCAAGCATCACATGAACTGCTTAGATGACCGTCAAATGATTGTTAAATTGATCTGATTGGAGAGAGAGAATTTCTTCCTTCAATCTGCTTAACTCAAATCTCACACacaaaaacaaaagaagcaGAGAAAAGAAATTTTTTGAGCAGGTGGAAAGCAAGGTATTTACTTTTTTCCAATCAATGGACAAAATTGAGGTACAAAGCCTATTATTTATACTAGTAAAGTCCGCCTCTCGAAAACATAGTCGGATTCATTTGAATTTCCCAAGAAATGAGAAAAATACAAAGATTGTTTAAATAAGCCAGAAACTAGATTTCAACTTTATCAATTGTCTTTTGTTACATTGCCCAATTATTCATGGATTATGAGTTACGCTCTGCTCAATGTTTACAATAAATAGTAAGTCAAGTTAGACATGGTGTTTCATAGCCCTAAATGATCATTGAAAATGGGCAGCTATGTGAAACAGAGACCTACCCAAAGTGCCCTAGCTGATCCATAACGGCTTTGGTGACCTCTTGGATCATAAATATTCTAAAATCTCTGATGTTTAATTAGATTGGGTTAGAAGGAATTAAATAAGGGTTTATTGAGTTAGTCTGGATGTGCAGACAAACTTTGCAATGGATAACCTCGAGTTGCTTGGAGGCCATGAGGAATTTTCATGACCATTTCATAACTTGTTCCAAGCCACGAGAAATTTGGTAAACATATACCCAAAGGAATTATTTTTATGGTTACTACTTTTATGGTCATTATAGATCAGCTTACCATGTGCACTAATTTAAAGAACGAAATTTCATTCAGTTATTAGTTGACACTATGCATGTTTTTATTGCTTCAGGTACTACCTTGCTACCATCTATAGGAAACAAAGTTAATGTCCTCTATGAAACCTCTATATGATCATTTCATGTCGGGCTTGTTGGAGAAAAAAAtgagtaaaataaaaaaaaaaacgcacTCTACTTTTTTACGAGTAAAGCTTGCATATGGTAGAAGATGCCTCAAAGGCTTGCTTGAGCAAGACTAAAAGAGCAAAATATAGAAATCCAATGAGATAGAAAACAATGATCATAATCAAGGTCTGCCGAACCCCATACCGTGCTGACTAGGTAGGGGACCGGGTCGgttcatctattttttttgaaaccgGCTCCAAATCGGCCGGAACTAGCTCCAAACCCATAGGAACTAGCCGGAACCAGTAGCGAACCGCCCGAACTCTGTCTGAATCGGTCGGTTTTGTGCGGAATCAGTTCAATTTGCATAGAGCTGGACTAGTTTCAAATCGGtaccctcctccctctctccgtTTGTTTTAAAGACTAGTTGGGAAGGCCTGAGAAGTTTCTCACAAAATCACAAGGTGGTCTTTGATTCATCGGTGAGTCCTAGTTTACGTATGCTATACAGGATAGGGACCACGATGCTCGATGTAGTAGAGCCCGCAATGATACATTGGATATAGGagacgggctcctcgaggtTATTCAGGAGGGTATGATGCAACTGCAGATGACCTCGCACGTGGAGTAGGATCCATAAATATATCAGCTTCTTTGTCATATACTAGATCCTATGGTGCGTCCGAGGCATCATCTTCTGGTGGCTACTATCCTACGCAGCCCAGAGCATCTTACGGATCGAATTTTGTTGTCAGTATATTCGGATGGCCCCTCCACAGCCGTATTATCAGCCAGAGATTACCTCTCAAATCTAGAGCTTCAGCAAAAAATTCGAAAGTATTTATAACCCAGAGCGCATTTCTTATGGGATGAACATATAAGACCACAACACCGCTTGGTTTGAGGAGTGGGCTGATGTGCCTCCTAACTATACtaatgatccggatatctacgagaggcatCACCACTTGatgagattttagatatccgtatgtatgttgtactttaaatatatataattgattgtattattttatatttttcacctCACTAGTTGATTTTAGGATGTTTCATATTGTTTCTTgtagcatgcaacatctcactaatcattttatgttttgtatTACTTTAGAACAACAAGATGGATCATTTAGGTTATAGtgggatcatagaaacatcaaaaaaaatcaaataacatCAAATTATACgtaaatcattgaaaaagttgaaaatattgattaccaattaatcAAACTTGAAAAACTTAGAAAATAAATTTGGGTGTGCCGGTTTGGAACCCCGGTACCGGTTCGACAGACCTCGATCAAACTTAGTTGATTGATCTCTCCTTTTTAGGTGCAATATGACCACTGATATGTTTAGAAGACATCATATAGCACATATAAAATGTTATTGAAGCTGAATATCTAAGTGATGCCCATGGCAATTTGTTGAGAATAGGTTAAAACCAAACATTCAAAGAGCTTATTGGCAATACCTGTCGGAATAAAGCAAAAGGGAGCTGTTAGTCAAATTGTAGAGAAGGTAAAGATGGCATTACTACCTAATATCTTTTTCCTGTTAATATTCttgacatgatctcttatgCAGATTATTTAGTTAACTGAttcttttgattatttttacttCAGTTCCCTTCCAATAATTTCACTGTAATGCTTTTCCACTATGATGGTGTTGTGGATGAATGGAGTGACGTACGGTGGAGTGATAGTGCCTTGCATATCTCTGCAATCAATCAAACAAAATGGTACTTTGCTCATGCATAAAATCCTTTTCAAGCCCAAATTGAACATTGATCTTTTAGACATCTATACCATATTGAGAactatatttataattttgcaGGTGGTTTGCTAAGCGTTTCTTACATCCAGATGTAGTTGCTGAGTATAATTACATCTTCCTTTGGGATGAAGATCTTGAAGTGGAAAATTTTCATCCCCTAAGGTATgtgttttgttcttttttgaTATATCTATATTTTGCATAAGTTGGATTTAGTCCTAGGACCTTAAAGATCCAAATTTTCTCGCGAACATAGTTTTGAGCTTAAACCACTTGGAATAAATGTTTATATACTGGGTTATATTATTCAGTAATTTAAGCTTCAAAATGCCTTCTATTGGCATCTTTTTAATGGTTTTGCAATTTGGCCATAAGAATTTATCACTGTTGGCGATTGTTGTGCAATCTAAGTTCTCATTGAAATATTAAATCATTGTATTTGTTATTATCATTAATTGTTAATTTGTGTTTCGTCATTGACTCAATTCCTTAATTTCCCTAACTGAGACATTCAAATACATTTTGAAATTTATGTCATTGCCATGGTCATATCAAATcagaataatattttaattgtcTTTCTATATGTGGAGTGGATCAGATGCTTTGATAAAATAATATTGCTTCTTTTTTAGATCTCTTTGATTAGGTTTTCTACTTGAGTGTTATATGTCTAAGAGACACACTTGACTCTTACAGATATTTATCAATCATCAAAAGGGAAGGACTAGAGATATCACAACCTGCCTTGGACACTGCAAAATCTGCGGTTCATCATGGAATCACTGCACGTTGGAGAAAAGGAGATGTACACAGGTTTTTCCTTATCTTTTCATGGGAACCGACCATTTCCATTTGTTATTAAGTTCATTTGGATTGAAATATAATGCATGAAGCTAGGATACTGGTGTTTACCACTTTTTATACCGCTACATCTTGTGAAAAGTTTTTTGTTGCCTCAACAGAAGAATTTACAAGCTTGGAGGTGGTGGGAGATGCTACGAGAATAGTACTACTCCTCCATGCACAGGGTAAGTTCATTTTTCTTATATGCTACTATATTTGTTGTACTCATCAATTCTCATTGTCAGACTGATGCATTGCCATGCTTCATCTTTGATTTGGACAAGAACAAAAGTCATGTAATTGCCCTGTGCTGGCATTTTTGTTAGACATTGGTTTTAGTTTGGGATTACACCAAATATTCATTTAGTCTAGTAATTTTAAAAGGATTTAGCAAAGCTTTATAAAGGGGGGAAGTTTAACGTTAAAGGTGGTTAGCATCCTAACAAGTGATGTAGTGTAGCGGCTGAAATGAAAGGATTTGGGTAATGTAATTTACAGACTTGAGAGAGAGGTTGCAAGGGCTATATTCAATGGGTGTAAATGATGACATGTCAAACTTTTAGTTATTGGGATATTGTATCCTCTATGCTTGAGATATGGGTTGCAAGGGCTACATTCGCTGGATGTAAATGTTAATGTCAAACTTTCAAGCATGTCTTCGATCAAGTAGATGATTTAaatgtttatatatttttttctctctaataGTAGTTGGTAAGAGTGACAAAGTGAAGTACTTTAGGGGTTTGCGATGTGGTTGTGCCATTCAAGATGTTTCTTAtcacattcttttttttttaattgattttagGATATGTTATAGTTAGGATTGCCTTTTGGTGAGACTTGATGGATCTCCATCCAAAAGGAGAAAACTGATGGCCTAAAGTTCAAGTAGATTCGGATTGCACTCCATTTCAACTTCTGTGGTAAAGGGAAAggaacttgttttcttgagtctAGAAATTGAAAGGACAATTGTATAAAgtgtttttttctctcttaaaaTGAAATTTTCAATTGGAGTATTCTAGAAGTTAGTACAAATTCTGAGATGTGTTTACCATgcctcatgaaaaaaaaaatattacttgtgCTAACCTTTTGAAAGGAGCTTAGAAGCAGATAGACACCACAAGCTTTGTGGTAGCAATAATTGGAATATTTGGTTCTTTCATTTGGTCCACCATGCAGAGATTGAGATTACTTACCCACTCCACTCTTTACATTGTGTTAACTAGGAATCTACAAAGCCAACTGGTGGATGTTCTAGATTGGGCTTGTTTTTGTCATCAAAGGATTTCCAGTGATATGAAAAACACAAAGATCTATGTGTTTCACCATAAGACATTGACGAAAATTGTAAGGCTACATGGTTCACCAACATGGTGATGTCTGAGCATGAGCAGGATTCTCCTTGCACTATATGTCATAAACATGTTGGTGTTGTTGAAACCTAGAACTAGGTAGATGATTGTACTTTCTAATCAAAGATGATGTAATGTACAGAGGAGAGATGATTATTACATCTTAAGGCTTCCTGGGATAGAGTAGTGTAAACTTCCAAAAATGTTACAAGGGTTATCTCTCCATGATATCTTCTTTTCTTGCTCTTTTGCATAGACAAGGGAGCACAAGGGGGTTATGCCTTGAGGCACCCACCTCTTTGAGTTAGTATATCCTAGGGGGTTAGCCATGAGGACTTTAGGGAGTTAGGAGCTGGGAGCCCTAAGTTAATACAAGAATATTAATGTTAGTAAGAGAGACCCTTGTGTCCGCAAGTAATTCCAATTGAATTGACATGGTTGCTATAAACCTAGGAGTAGCTTaacaaaataatagaaaaaaacaATGCACATCATACCAACATTTAACATGGTTCACCCAAAAATCGGGCTACTAACCCTAGCGGAGTGAGAGATTCACTATAATATTTAGAGTACAAGGCAAATTACAAGCGTCCATCAAGGTACGAGATAAAATGACCTAGAGAAAAAACTTACAAGAGAGTTTAATAAAGGAGAATACTATGCCAAGAGTTTTATCTCAGAAGAAGCATAATGAGAAGCCACTAAGATGTCGAGGATCAAGGCAAGAGCTGAAAATATTatagtttttcttcttttctctctcctcttcctctcttcttctcttcctgtccttctctttctctctctttctcttcatgTCATTAGCCACAAGCCTTTGCGAAGCACCTTTTTCATACCCACTATTCATATCCATGCATGTCCCTCATATAATATAGAGAGTTGGAGAGCTATGCTATAGCTCTCTCTTCCATTGTCACCAGTTTGGTGTTTGGGAACAATTTGGCAAGCTTGGGGTGTTTGGAATTTGGCAAACATTAGGTAAATTTGGGAAGAGTGTAGCTAAAATTtggaatatttaaaataaaacaaattagATATTTGTGAATATAAAAAGTATATTCTAAGTTTACaataggatttgtgtttatctTTGAGAAAAGCTTCTTTTGAGGAAGCCTCCAACCCACAAGATGCTATTTGGGAGGCCGAGAAAATGACAAATGTGGAGAGGAAAATAAGaacgggagagagaaaaagaccTTCATGGTAGCCTGATAACATCTTGAAACTTATGCACGGAAGAGGAGCCACAGCTTGCAGGCACTAAACATTATCAACGAGTAATTCTAGAAACTGTAAATCGTTCATGATTTTTGTGAACTTAACAAATTTTTGTGATCCGTTTCCAAACTAACAAATTATTTTCCATATGATTCAGCCAAACAGCCAGTTTTAAATTATTCgccattttttaaaaatattgctGAATTTTGTGACTATGTATTTTCTAATCTAGATATTTAATAGCACAagagacaatttttttttttttgtgtaacaAAAAGGCAAAGGTTCTTTGTCTTATCAAAGAGGAGACCAAGAAAACCACGGCCCTTTTAGATGGATAAAGATGCATCTAGATTGGGTCTGGACTCTCAACTTGGTAAAGAAGCAAGCTTCAAACCCAACATGTGATCCGGTCGAGAAAAGATAATTTTAACCATCAACTATAACTAGGTGCCTAGAAGTAATTAGGAATTTCCATATAGTTTATTCTTCCATCAAACATAATAATTGACTTGTCTTGGGGATTACTAGGTACTAACATGTAATTATAACAGATTATAACCCATAGAACCTAGGATTAGTCAGACAATTGATGATGCAATCATTAAAGAAATCATGGACAAACCTTTCGTAAATAATACATGTCTTTTAACTTATGTAAAACTTATAACATATCTGGATTGAATATTTTGTCGGCGACCATATTTAACTTTAACTCCGTCTTTTGCTTTGTGACTTAAGGATAATGAACTACTCTATATTAGAACTTGCCCTTGTCCTACATTACTCTTTTCGAGTCTTGTGGAACTTCAAGGGCTTGCTCTCTGATTTTATGAACATAATTTTTGTAATCAAGACAAACTAGGTAGCAAAGTACGGTTACAGTTAGGTACTAGAGTACTTGTATAGTACATATCGGCACATAGTACACTGCGCATTTGCTGGAACTGGtgcaataaaaaatattttttatgtttattttgtTGTTACATATGTTTCAATTAGAAACTAATtgcaaattcataaaaattttgaaaattaaaatttattttggaaTGCTGTAGCCCCACATATTAGGTTCTAGCCTGAAGAAGTTTTTTTTGGTACGGAGTGATTTTAAACATACACTAATTTTGTGCGTAGGTTCAGGTGGTATTGAACACGCAAGTAGTGCAATTGCTGCCCCAAAAATGCAGCACTCGCACACTAAAGCACTAACTTGCTActctctttttcaaaaatactatcatttttattttttattattttaatcaaaaattgatatatTTAAGAAAATGAAAATGCTTCAAAAAAATGTGCCAATGTGTAATACATGCTATATCTACAACATATCGTAAAATCttaccaaaagaaagaaaatttgccATGATTTGTCgctatttgttttattttcagTCTTTTTTAGGCATAAAAAGAAGAGCAGAAGGAATGGAAGACTACCTTAATAGATGAGTTTTGGGGCTTTGGACATGCCGATTCACAACTAGATCTGTAGGAAATGCAGATCCTCCTACTTGGTTGCCCCCAAACGCTTCCTCTCCCTGTTTGAATaagaaaaggcaaaaaaaaaagaaagaaaggggttATAGACCCCTTTCATTTGGTTTCACCATGCAGAAATAATAGATGCTAGTACCGGAAGATATGAGTTGTTTGAACTGGATTTGCCTGTATCAACTAGGAATCGGGTATTGAGCCTCGTTTTCATACCAGTTCCTCACTAGGTTAGTATATTATGCCCTGTATGGCCTCATACTGATTAGTTCTTAAATTAATCATTGCTTAGAAGGTTTCATGGAAATCGACACCATTCAAAGGACTGATAAATTGATAGCCATTTGTGGAACTTTCTTgaactttgatgaattgtacATCTATATTAGAGCCAATCTTTTTATTGATGGGGCAAACTTATTGGTTAAAGTTAAGGTAGCCAGTGATcagaaaaaaagtttttttttttttttggggggggggggggggaggggggttgGTATAtctatgatttaatttttacaaCATCTTTGTCTTGCTATATTGATAGAAGTGAATGATAAATTCCTTATTGGACAACCTGCTCTTAATTAATGTCCTAAAGGGTTCCATTTTATTTTACTGCATGTACAGTGTCTGACCCTAGAGCAACTAGATTAGAGTAAAAATCAAATTTGTGTCTTTAGGTTAGAACAACCGTCAATTCAAGTTGCGGTGAAATTGTCCttgatgataagaaaacaacCACTTTAATATGCCTAGACATCATGTAATATGGAATGCTGGCAGCTCTGTGTAATATGTTAAATGAATAGAAGTTTGGGGGAATAGAACAAATCTTGCTGCAACTCAAAATCAAAGCTAGTCACTTCTTCACTTCCAATATCACAACCAAAGGAAGTTTTAGAAGTCCAAAGACATTATGTAACAACATACTTGTCGCTGTATGCATTGTGGAATGAACCATATAATGTTCTGTAGTTTCATTGATGAAGATGGCTTTTAGGGTATGTGATTCAGACATGCCATTGGAAACGAGGGCCTGACATTTGTTTTTTCAGTTTCCTTTTGCATATGTTGTTCTGGGATCTGCTCCCATACCACCTTGTTCTTGTTGTTTTATCTATTATTCTTACATTTTTATGTAGCTCTTTCCCTCATTAGGTATACTGTTCTAAGATTATTTTATCATTGTATTCTATTTTAATGGTGCAGAAACCACTTCTTAAAAATTTAAGTTAAATTACTTGCAGGTGGGTAGAAATGATGGCTCCTGTGTTTTCAAGAGATGCCTGGCGTTGCACATGGCATATGATTCAAGTATGTAAACTATTCCTCATACTATATGTCCATTGTTGTTGTACTATATTTTGTTAATCCTACAATATCTAAAAATCATGTCTTTCATGGTCCTTATTCTTTGTAGAATGACTTGGTTCATGCTTGGGGTCTAGACACGAAGCTTGGTTATTGTGCGCAGGTAGCATATGCATATCCAAATGAGTCCTTTTTGTACATCTGTGATGGAAAGGAATCTAACCCTCTGAACAGGGTGATAGGAGCAAAAATGTTGGAGTAGTGGACAGTGAATACATAGTTCATAGGGGAATCCCTACACTCGGTGGGCTTGATGAGAAGAAGGTACGCCATTTTGACACCTCCTCCagcttttaaattttaaagGACACAGATTAAAAATCTTTGCTTCTCATATAGGacttaattttttgtttttttctaaattatttattGGTTTTTTGTGTGAAAAAATTATTTGGTTTCACTATTGGTGCTCAAActtagaagttttttttttgaccccCAATGTTCTTAGTTGCTACTTGCTAGCCCATCATTTATTACGATGCTAATCCCTGTTGCCAAATTTTCTAGTCATGGGTCCTtaaaattaaattctgatttaacATATTTCCTAACTGATTTAacatatttttctgttttttccttTGCTCATTTGCCCCTTTATGAGATTATAAATTGTTATTTGAGATCTTAAATGGTTCAAGCCGGATCAATCCTTATCTTGACTGCAAATTCTTGCTTTTGTTGCACATGATTTGAGGATCACAATCAAATCTACAGTGTaagctaattttctttttttaacataAATTTCTTCATCTAGCCACACTGCTAGAAACTTGCAACTTACTCCCATGTTATATCTTCCCTTTATCCATTCCACTACGATATCTGTTTGAAATATCCTCACCAGTCTGCACCATCTTTGTGTTAAAATCAGTAAGTGGAATGCAGTTGCTTCAATGTAACTATTAGCAATTAGCTGGATTGACGATGAAATATGCACTGTGAGGACTATCCTGGTTCAGCTAAATCATAGACATTCTTCTTCCAACTGTAGTTTGAAGTTTAGGAGCCGGTTCAGGCAAGGTTTGCCATCTTGGTAATGATAAATGCTCAGGCAAGGTTTGCCATCTTGGTATTGGGCCCCATATCGGTGCCATCTTGCTACTGTGTTGGTACGCCCAGTATAGGAGCCGGTTCAGTGTACCAACACTCAATATGCTTCTTGTACCGTATACAGGTTCGGTACTGCTACTGTACGATAGGGTCGGTATGCATCATTACCAATAGGTACGAAAAACCTTGTGCTCAGGTCTACACCTAAGAAACTATACTGCAGACACCCATTTGATGTCATAAAAGGCATCTACAGGGATATTTCTATGGTGTATGGTGTTGCATAGCTGATTAAATGTACCAAGTTACACATGGTATCTCACTTAAGTCCCTGTCCTGTTCTTGTTTTACAAAACCAAAAAACAAACACAAAAAGAACTATATTGATAAAATGAAGACTTgctgggagaagaaaagaaaggagattTCCATGATCTCGTCACTTTCCACCACTAACAAGTCCAACTTCCGTATAAGATGCTGCATCCTTGTTGACAAAAAGGAACGGTATTTTAGGAAGGCATGGAAGAGGACAGGCTTGGTCTTGGGTGAGGTTGGAGGATTGGTAAGGGTGAGAAATCGATAAAGTTTACAATATGTGGGGCAAAATCAAGCATTAAGGTCAAAGTTAGATGTGGGGCAAGGGAATTTGATTAGTTATAGGATGAATAGTTTTTGCTTATAAATTGTAGCTATAATGATTATAGTAATCTCTATTTCTTTGAGGAATATTTCTTTTGCCTTTGTGATCAAACACCATTATATGATAAGGTTGCACCATGTTCTACTTATTGGTGGATTGTCACTAGTTGAGCTTCCATGCTAGATCCTATTGCAACATAGAAATCCATAATCACTGTCCAACTATCTGGATATTGAGATGCCTTCTTACTTGCTCTAAGACATGTAACATTGATGAAACTAGAGGAGGGGAGGTCAACTAAATAGAGCATGTGTATTGAGAAGATATGTGTGATGAAGCTCGACAGTGATAAAACCAAGGTAGAGCCTCATGGACGTCAAGTAGGCACACGGAGGCCTAACTATGAAGTCATAGTGAAGGAAGAGGAATGCATAGAGGTGGGGATGGATAAGCAAGTGGTCCTCGTGAGAATGACTTGGTGGATGGAATGGTCAACGGCGACATAGGTGAGGGGGTCGGCTGGTTGGAGTAGGTTTAGGGAAGCAATAGAAGGGAGCCTAATGGTAGAGGCTGGCAACAAAGATGAGGCTATGCAAGGGGTTGGCATGGAGATGTGGGGTAGGTGAAAGAGTGGTTCCTTCATGCATGTGGTGACAACTCATTAAGATCTCAACCAAGGACTTAAATCACGGCGAGACGTCCCACAAGGCACTGGGATTGGGTACCATCTTGAGCATTCAGATAGGACTGTTCCATAATTGTCCCAGCATCCCAATCGGCACGTCTTGAGACATCCCCTATCCCAAATGTTGGGATGATGTAGGATGGTGGCATGTCCTGTTCCATACGCAAACTTGGACAATCCTATTCTATAGGATTTAAAATCTTGATctctattggaaggctaggtgTTTGGAACCTTGCTGGACTATTTTGAATTTGTCGGGCCATGAATAGTTATATTAGAATTAGGTTGGTTTGGGAATGGGCGAGGACAATCCTACATTCTGATTGGATTTCGTGTGCTGATTGTTTGTTGGACAGGGCTTGAGTGAGTGAGACTATTTTGATTAGGGCATGTAGAAATGTTTAAAAGATGATTTATTGACTCTAATTGATGCCAACAGAATGAAATTAGAATTAATGATGTTTTTTGAGttcattttgataaaaaaagagTTGTCGTTGTATATAAATATTTGAATTACCTTGTAGAGGGGCAAAAAATGAGGTATATACAAACCAAGAACCTTGTGGGAaccaagaacataaaataaacaaaatgcatGCATAAATATCATGAACGAATAGGATAAAAAAATACTATATTTTTTAGTAAAATGATATACAAATAATTGGTAATTACATTTTAATGGATTTTTCTATAAATAAATATCAAAGAGAAATCAAAAGGGGatggaaaggaaaaaggaaagaattgAAGCCTTTTAGACATGATCAATAGTGTTAAGAAGCTTGCATGTTAGAGGGAGACATGGTGATGGCTGATGATAAGTAGGGAGGTGAAGTTTGGCCCTGGTGGTGGTAAATATGGCTAAGAGGGTAGGGGGTGTTGGG
It encodes the following:
- the LOC103710580 gene encoding uncharacterized protein LOC103710580 isoform X4 produces the protein MFVLQNSIASTIMMKLSNCGSLPKDPAYKRQCFCNLISAAALLCIVFFMGSAFVAIDIKEKVSTWGAANSVQNSQTNLETKRNLETTKSSLCESQWKPAGSEPLPKGIISQTSNFEMQPLWGSPERKVKTKHSKSLLAIPVGIKQKGAVSQIVEKFPSNNFTVMLFHYDGVVDEWSDVRWSDSALHISAINQTKWWFAKRFLHPDVVAEYNYIFLWDEDLEVENFHPLRYLSIIKREGLEISQPALDTAKSAVHHGITARWRKGDVHRRIYKLGGGGRCYENSTTPPCTGWVEMMAPVFSRDAWRCTWHMIQNDLVHAWGLDTKLGYCAQGDRSKNVGVVDSEYIVHRGIPTLGGLDEKKRNADSASGASQTKPSNLEKVHHGSSTSKDRSAVRKRSYFELNLFRKRWQKAVIEDKCWVDPYS
- the LOC103710580 gene encoding uncharacterized protein LOC103710580 isoform X5, whose amino-acid sequence is MMKLSNCGSLPKDPAYKRQCFCNLISAAALLCIVFFMGSAFVAIDIKEKVSTWGAANSVQNSQTNLETKRNLETTKSSLCESQWKPAGSEPLPKGIISQTSNFEMQPLWGSPERKVKTKHSKSLLAIPVGIKQKGAVSQIVEKFPSNNFTVMLFHYDGVVDEWSDVRWSDSALHISAINQTKWWFAKRFLHPDVVAEYNYIFLWDEDLEVENFHPLRYLSIIKREGLEISQPALDTAKSAVHHGITARWRKGDVHRRIYKLGGGGRCYENSTTPPCTGWVEMMAPVFSRDAWRCTWHMIQNDLVHAWGLDTKLGYCAQGDRSKNVGVVDSEYIVHRGIPTLGGLDEKKRNADSASGASQTKPSNLEKVKVHHGSSTSKDRSAVRKRSYFELNLFRKRWQKAVIEDKCWVDPYS
- the LOC103710580 gene encoding uncharacterized protein LOC103710580 isoform X3 — its product is MFVLQNSIASTIMMKLSNCGSLPKDPAYKRQCFCNLISAAALLCIVFFMGSAFVAIDIKEKVSTWGAANSVQNSQTNLETKRNLETTKSSLCESQWKPAGSEPLPKGIISQTSNFEMQPLWGSPERKVKTKHSKSLLAIPVGIKQKGAVSQIVEKFPSNNFTVMLFHYDGVVDEWSDVRWSDSALHISAINQTKWWFAKRFLHPDVVAEYNYIFLWDEDLEVENFHPLRYLSIIKREGLEISQPALDTAKSAVHHGITARWRKGDVHRRIYKLGGGGRCYENSTTPPCTGWVEMMAPVFSRDAWRCTWHMIQNDLVHAWGLDTKLGYCAQGDRSKNVGVVDSEYIVHRGIPTLGGLDEKKRNADSASGASQTKPSNLEKVVHHGSSTSKDRSAVRKRSYFELNLFRKRWQKAVIEDKCWVDPYS
- the LOC103710580 gene encoding uncharacterized protein LOC103710580 isoform X1, which translates into the protein MFVLQNSIASTIMMKLSNCGSLPKDPAYKRQCFCNLISAAALLCIVFFMGSAFVAIDIKEKVSTWGAANSVQNSQTNLETKRNLETTKSSLCESQWKPAGSEPLPKGIISQTSNFEMQPLWGSPERKVKTKHSKSLLAIPVGIKQKGAVSQIVEKFPSNNFTVMLFHYDGVVDEWSDVRWSDSALHISAINQTKWWFAKRFLHPDVVAEYNYIFLWDEDLEVENFHPLRYLSIIKREGLEISQPALDTAKSAVHHGITARWRKGDVHRRIYKLGGGGRCYENSTTPPCTGWVEMMAPVFSRDAWRCTWHMIQNDLVHAWGLDTKLGYCAQGDRSKNVGVVDSEYIVHRGIPTLGGLDEKKRNADSASGASQTKPSNLEKVKVHHGSSTSKDRSAVRKRSYFELNLFRKRWQKAVIEDKCWVDPYS
- the LOC103710580 gene encoding uncharacterized protein LOC103710580 isoform X2: MFVLQNSIASTIMMKLSNCGSLPKDPAYKRQCFCNLISAAALLCIVFFMGSAFVAIDIKEKVSTWGAANSVQNSQTNLETKRNLETTKSSLCESQWKPAGSEPLPKGIISQTSNFEMQPLWGSPERKVKTKHSKSLLAIPVGIKQKGAVSQIVEKFPSNNFTVMLFHYDGVVDEWSDVRWSDSALHISAINQTKWWFAKRFLHPDVVAEYNYIFLWDEDLEVENFHPLRYLSIIKREGLEISQPALDTAKSAVHHGITARWRKGDVHRRIYKLGGGGRCYENSTTPPCTGWVEMMAPVFSRDAWRCTWHMIQNDLVHAWGLDTKLGYCAQGDRSKNVGVVDSEYIVHRGIPTLGGLDEKKRNADSASGASQTKPSNLEKKVHHGSSTSKDRSAVRKRSYFELNLFRKRWQKAVIEDKCWVDPYS